Part of the Paenibacillus kyungheensis genome, TCCTGCATGACAAAGCATCTGTTTTTGAAAATTTACCTTCTCCATTTACAGCGACCCGTTACCATTCGCTGATTGTTGAGCGTGAAAGTTTACCTGATTGTCTAGAAATTACGGCTGAGACGGCTGAAGGCGAGATTATGGGTCTGCGTCACAAAGAGTATGCAGTGGAAGGTGTACAATTCCATCCAGAATCGATTGTAACGGATCATGGACATGAGATGTTGCGTAGCTTTTTGAGTCGTAAAGTAGATAAAGCACCAACCGTATGAACTATGTATGTTTAAATGGGCACATTACTGCTACAGATCAAGCCGTGGTCTCTGTCATGGATCACGGCTTTTTGTATGGAATGGGATTGTTTGAGACGTTTCGTACGTATAATGGCCAGCCGTTTTTATTAGAACAACATCTATTAAGATTATCGACAAGTTGCCAGTCCTTAGGAATCATCTGGAATGAGTCAGTCAACGATATATCTGAACAGATTCAGCAATTAATGATCGCTAACCAATTATCAGATGCTTATATTCGTTATACGGTTACAGCAGGAACCGATATATTAGGTTTACCTTCAGGAGAATATGAACAGCCTACTATCGTGATCTATGCCAAGTCGCTACCTCCAGCTCGCCTTGATTCTATTTCGCTTGCAGATCATTTATATACTCATAGCAAGTCATTGCGTCGCTTACACACCTTACGGAATACACCAGAAGGCGATATTCGTCTCAAATCACTCCATTATATGAATAGCATTTTGGGTAAGCGCGAATTAATACAGTATCAAGATCACCCTGCTACTGCTGTAGAAGGATTAATGCTGACCAAAGAACAATATATAGCAGAAGGCATTGTGAGTAATGTGTTTTTTGTAAAAAATCAACAATTATACACACCTGCTATAGATACAGGGATATTACCGGGTATTACACGTGCTTTTGTGATTCAATTAGCAGAGTCTGCTGGAATAACAGTGCATGAAGGTTTTTATACATGGAAGCAGTTACTAGAAGCAGATGAAGTGCTTTTAACGAATTCTATTCAAGAAATAGTACCTGTTAAGCAATTGTTAGCACATACAGCAACATATCTGCTTCCTGAGCTTCTTTCCAACTCTATGACTTTTCAATTAGCTTATGCTTACCAGAAGGAGGCTTATCAGCAGTGAAACAGCCTATTCGCTACACAAGAACATACAATATGGGTTCCGCTACTGTAACACTTGGAGATTCAACTTTAATAATGGGCATTTTGAATGTTACGCCGGATTCTTTTTCCGATGGTGGACAATATACATCAATTGATCGTGCTGTTGAACATGCTTTGCAAATGATGCAAGATGGAGCAGATCTGATTGATATTGGCGGAGAATCTACTCGTCCGGGGCATGATCCGGTATCTGCTGAGCAAGAATTAGAACGTGTACTTCCGATTATTGAAGCTTTGCACCGGGAAGCTCCTCATATTCCGTTATCGATTGATACGTACAAAGCAGAAGTCGCCAGACAAGCATTACAGACAGGTGCTCATATCATCAACGATGTATGGGGCGGACAAGCCGATCCTTTAATGTTACAAGTAGCAGCTTCTGCACAGTGCCCGATTATTTTGATGCACAATCGAGATAATATGGATTATACGAATTTTGTTGCAGATGTACGTCATGATCTTCAATACTGTATCGATCAAGCGCTACAAGCAGGTGTACAAGCAGAGCATATTATTTTAGATCCAGGTATTGGATTTGCCAAAACAGCAGACCATAATTTACAGCTAATGATGGAGCTTGATCAGTTATCTTCACTAGGGTATCCGTTATTACTAGGAACTTCACGCAAAAAGTTTATTCGAACTGTTTTGGATCTACCTGCTCATGATGTAGTAGAAGGAACGACAGCTACGACTGCTTTTGGAATTGCTCAAGGTTGTCAGATTATTCGTGTGCATGATATTAAGCAGAATAAACGAATGGCAGTAATGTGTGATGCGATGGTACAGTCTACTCGGCATCATAAGAACTAACAATTTATATAATTTATATATAGAAGGAGTATGCCGTTATGGATAAAATGATTCTGACACGTATGGAGTATTATGGGTATCATGGTGTTTTTGAAGAAGAACGTAAATTAGGCCAACGTTTCTATGTCGACTTAGAATTAGAAATGGATCTATCAACAGCAGGTCAGACCGATGATCTTAGCACCACGATCAACTATGCTGAAATTCATGAAAAAGTAAAACAGGTAGTAGAACAGCAATCATTTAAATTGATTGAAGCTCTAGCAGAATATATTGCATCCTCTTTATTGGACGCTTATACTGATGTACATGCACTAACGGTAAGAGTAACCAAGCCTCATCCACCATTTGATATTCATTTTCAAGGCGTTACTGTGGAATTGCGGCGTACACGAAAGTGAGAATTTGTCATGAAGTCATCTGTTCCCTCTGAATACTCAGAGGCTTATATTGCTTTAGGCGCTAATTTGGGCGATCGTGAGCAGACCTTAACAGAAGCTATACAGATGCTGAATGATCATTCCGATATAGAGATTGTTCATTGTTCAGGTCTGTACGAGACTGCTCCTGTCGGATATATCGATCAACCTTCTTTTCTCAATATGGTATTGATGTTACGTACAACATTAGAACCGGAATCATTATTAATGAGTATGTTGGATGTAGAAAATAAGTTAGGTCGGGTACGAGATATTCGCTGGGGACCACGTACAGTGGATCTGGATTTGTTATGGATGGACAATCAACAACTGCATACCGAACGTTTAGAATTACCTCATCCACGAATGCATGAACGAGCTTTTGTACTGGTTCCGTTAGCAGAATTAGTATCGTCTGATCATCATCCCGAGTTATTTCAGTCGATTCAGCAATCATTAAGTGATATTGAAGCCGAACAACAAGGGATTCATTATGTCAAAGCTTTTACGATGCCCTTATAGTTCAAAATTAAAATAAACCGCAGATTATACAATCTGCTTTTTGATACAGGGAATCAGTCGCTTGTTTTGATCGTAAACCATGGATAGAGATACAAGGAGTGAACCCGAATGTTAAAGATCGGTGATATAGAAATGAAAAATCAGGTCGTACTCGCGCCTATGGCTGGAGTATGTAACCCTGCTTTTCGTTTGATAGCCAAAGAATTTGGTACAGGTCTAGTCTGTGCTGAGATGGTCAGTGATAAAGCTATTTTGAACGGTAACAAGCGCACACACGAAATGTTATTTGTCGACGAGCGTGAGAAGCCTTTAAGTTTGCAGATTTTTGGTGGAGATCGTGAATCGCTAGTTGCCGCCGCCAAAGTGGTGGATCAAGATACCAATGCAGACATTATAGATATCAATATGGGTTGCCCTGCGCCCAAAATTAATAAAAGCGATGCAGGAGCGAAATGGTTACTTGATCCAAACAAGATCAATGAAATGGTTGCTGCTGTCGTAGCTAATGTAAGCAAGCCTGTTACAGTGAAAATGCGTATCGGTTGGGATAGCGATCATATTTTTGTGGTCGATAATGTCAAAGCTGTAGCAGATGCAGGCGGTAAAGCAGTCAGCGTTCATGGTCGTACACGTCAGCAGCTATATACAGGGCAAGCAGACTGGTCTTATATCAAACAAGCCAAAGAAGCAGTCTCTATTCCTGTTATCGGGAATGGGGATGTTGTTACTCCTGAAGATGCCAAGCGTATGTTAGATACAACTGGTTGCGATGGAGTTATGATTGGACGCGGAGCACTAGGTAATCCGTGGATGTTATATCGTACGATTGAATTTTTAAAAACAGGACAATTGCTATCCGAGCCTACAGCAGAAGAGAAAATCAGAATAGCTATTTTGCATATGGATCGTTTGATTAATCTCAAAGGCGAGCATGTGGCAGTTCGAGAAATGCGCAAACACCTTTCCTGGTATCTAAAAGGAATAAAAGGATCAGCTAAAATCAAGGACTCGATTATGGAAGAAGTTAAACGTGATGAAATGGTACAGATTTTGCACAATTTCCTAGAAGGATTACCTCAAGGCGAACTAAGTTCTCCGGGAAACGAATTAGAAGAAGTAGAGCAAGTTTGCAGTATCTAAATCTACGCAATGTATAGGAATAATTAAGGCAGGATACAGGGTTTGATACTGTTCCTGCCTTTTTATTGACATTTCGTAATCATTCCCATATACTTTTTCAGTATAAATTTGCCTGAACTAAAGGTTTAGATACAGTAATTAAGCCTCTTTGGGGAATCCCTAATCCAATCATCATTTCGACAAGAAACCCCGAAGCGCGATGAGCGAAAATTATTCACATGACAGGAGAATCGGTTGAGATGAGCGACAAAGAAGTCATTTTAACACAGGACGGTCTGAAGAAGCTGGAAGACGAGCTAGAAATGCTTAAATCTGTAAAACGACGTGAAGTAGCAGAGCGAATTAAAGTTGCTATCGGGTACGGTGATATTAGTGAGAACTCCGAATATGAAGATGCTAAGAATGAACAAGCATTTATCGAAGGACGCATTATTACACTTGAAAAGTTGCTACGCAACGCTCGTATTATCAATAGCGATGAGATTGTTACGGATATCGTAAGTATTGGTGCTACTGTAATCGTAGAAGATATGGAATTTGGCGATACAATGGAATATACCATTGTAGGTAGTGCTGAATCGAATCCTTCACAGAATAAGATTTCAAATGAAAGTCCTGTAGGTAAAGCTATTCTTGGTAAGCAAAAAGGAACAACCGTTGATGTTAGCGTTCCTGCTGGCGGTGTAATTCAGTACAAAATTCTTGAAATCAAAAAATAAGATTGCCTTATGTATGTTGAGATAAGTAGATCGTATTTATGTTATATCCTATGAAAAAGCTTCCTTTGGGAAGCTTTTTTCTTGAAATGAACACATAATATATGGACATTTCGCAAATGTTGCGCAGATATTATCATGTAAAATCGTTTTATAGATTTATGAATACTGTCAAATCAGGTACACTATAGTCATAGTGTATATTTCATAGCATGTATGTAAGATGAACAAAAGATATGAAATATAGCAAACAGGTACTACTTTGAAGGAGTTGAAGTTCAGCAATGTCTGAAGAAAATGTAAACCCCAATCCAGAAGAGATGGATAATGAAAACGAAATAAGCGAGCTACTACAAATACGTAGAGACAAACTAGATGAATTACGGGGTCTAGGTATTGATCCGTTTGGACAAAAGTATGTACGTACTTCTACAGCAGCAGATGTTATCAGTAAATACGATAGCTTGACCAAAGAAGAACTAGAAGAGAAAAGTATCACAGTTAGTTTAGCAGGACGTATTATGGCTAAACGTGGTATGGGTAAAGCAAGTTTTGCACATATTCAAGATTTGAGCGGACGTATTCAGATCTATGTTCGTCAAGACAGCACGCCTGAAGTGAAGTACCAAGCATTCTCTATTCTTGATCTTGGAGATATCGTTGGTGTAACAGGTAAAGTATTCAAAACCAAAACAGGCGAAACTTCTATTAAAGTAAGCGATCTAGAAGTATTGTCCAAATCACTTTATCCATTGCCAGAAAAATACCATGGTCTAAAAGACGTTGAATTGCGTTACCGTCAACGTTATGTGGATTTGATCGTGAATCCAGAAGTACAACAATCATTTATTACTCGTTCCCGCATTATTCAATCGATGCGTCGTTATTTGGATTCACTAGGCTACTTAGAAGTAGAAACACCTACACTACATTCTATCGCTGGTGGAGCGGCGGCTAAGCCTTTCATTACTCACCATAATGCGCTAGATATGGAACTATATATGCGTATTGCTATTGAGCTTCATCTAAAACGCTTGATCGTAGGTGGTCTGGAGAAAGTATACGAAATTGGACGCGTATACCGTAATGAAGGAACATCAACCCGTCATAACCCTGAATTTACGATGATTGAATTGTATGAAGCATATGCAGATTACAAAGATATCATGAGCTTAACAGAGAATATGATTGCTCATATCGCGCAAGAAGTACTGGGCACAACACATATTCAATATCAAGGACAAGACATTGATCTAACTCCACAATGGCGTCGCCTATCTATGGTAGATGCTGTTAAAGAAGTAAAAGGTGTAGACTTTGGTGTACACATGACCAATGAAGAAGCTCATGCACTAGCTAAAGAACACCATGTAAAAGTAGAACCACATATGACATTCGGTCATATTTTAAATGAGTTCTTCGAGCAGTTTGTAGAAGAAACATTGATTCAACCAACCTTTATTACAGGACATCCGGTTGAAATCTCTCCACTTGCCAAACGCAATGTAGAAGATCCGCGCTTTACAGATCGTTTTGAATTGTTCGTAGTTGCTCGTGAACATGCTAACGCATTTACAGAGCTTAATGATCCAATCGATCAACGCCAACGTTTTGAAGCGCAAATGGTAGAGAAAGAAAAAGGAAACGATGAAGCTCATGAAATGGACGATGACTTTATTCGTGCGCTAGAATACGGTATGCCACCTACAGGTGGATTAGGCATCGGTATAGATCGTCTAGTTATGCTTCTAACAGATGCAGCGTCTATTCGTGATGTACTACTATTCCCACATATGCGTAATCGTTCAGCTGAGTAACTATTAAGCTTTCTTATGGTCTCTTTTATCTTAGTGCTAGAAGAACAAACAATATGAAGTTTTATCAACAGGATGAATAAACAAAGGAAGAATCAGTGTTAATGCTGATTCTTCTTTTTACTTTATCCAACCAAAAGGTTGTTATACATATAGTATGGGAGTATATAAATGCACCATCTATTAATTAATACTTTCATCAATATAAAAATAGTTTATAGAAAGTGTTGCACTAATGAAAAATATGTGGTATTCTATAAATCCAGTCAACAACTGGCACCACGGCGTTTAAGCAAGTTGTAAAAACAACTTAAAAAACTTTTTCAAAAAAAGTGCTTGCCAAGTGGTTGGAAACATGATATGATATAAAAGTTGTCACCGAGAAACACTGACAACGAAAAACGAAATGTTTGATCTTTGAAAACTGAACAACGAGTGAGTCAATAAAGGTCTTAGCCGACCTTTACAAAATAGAGAACTTCGGTTCTCGCCAGTTTCAATTGAGCAAGTCAAACACTTTATGGAGAGTTTGATCCTGGCTCAGGACGAACGCTGGCGGCGTGCCTAATACATGCAAGTCGAGCGGAGAATGAAGGAAGCTTGCTTCTTTTATTCTTAGCGGCGGACGGGTGAGTAACACGTAGGCAACCTGCCCTCAAGCTTGGGACAACTACCGGAAACGGTAGCTAATACCGAATACATGATTTGTTCGCCTGAACGAATTTGGAAAGACGGAGCAATCTGTCACTTGAGGATGGGCCTGCGGCGCATTAGCTAGTTGGTGAGGTAACGGCTCACCAAGGCGACGATGCGTAGCCGACCTGAGAGGGTGATCGGCCACACTGGGACTGAGACACGGCCCAGACTCCTACGGGAGGCAGCAGTAGGGAATCTTCCGCAATGGACGCAAGTCTGACGGAGCAACGCCGCGTGAGTGATGAAGGTTTTCGGATCGTAAAGCTCTGTTGCCAGGGAAGAACGTCTGAGTTAGTAACTGAACTCAGAGTGACGGTACCTGAGAAGAAAGCCCCGGCTAACTACGTGCCAGCAGCCGCGGTAATACGTAGGGGGCAAGCGTTGTCCGGAATTATTGGGCGTAAAGCGCGCGCAGGCGGCTTTTTAAGTCCGGTGTCACAGCCCAAGGCTCAACCTTGGGTCGCACTGGAAACTGGAGAGCTTGAGTACAGAAGAGGAAAGTGGAATTCCACGTGTAGCGGTGAAATGCGTAGAGATGTGGAGGAACACCAGTGGCGAAGGCGACTTTCTGGGCTGTAACTGACGCTGAGGCGCGAAAGCGTGGGGAGCAAACAGGATTAGATACCCTGGTAGTCCACGCCGTAAACGATGAATGCTAGGTGTTAGGGGTTTCGATACCCTTGGTGCCGAAGTTAACACATTAAGCATTCCGCCTGGGGAGTACGGTCGCAAGACTGAAACTCAAAGGAATTGACGGGGACCCGCACAAGCAGTGGAGTATGTGGTTTAATTCGAAGCAACGCGAAGAACCTTACCAAGTCTTGACATCCCTTTGACCGGACTAGAGATAGTCTTTTCCTTCGGGACAAAGGAGACAGGTGGTGCATGGTTGTCGTCAGCTCGTGTCGTGAGATGTTGGGTTAAGTCCCGCAACGAGCGCAACCCTTATGCTTAGTTGCCAGCACATCATGGTGGGCACTCTAAGCAGACTGCCGGTGACAAACCGGAGGAAGGTGGGGATGACGTCAAATCATCATGCCCCTTATGACTTGGGCTACACACGTACTACAATGGCCGGTACAACGGGAAGCAATATCGCAAGATGGAGCCAATCCTTAAAAGCCGGTCTCAGTTCGGATTGCAGGCTGCAACTCGCCTGCATGAAGTCGGAATTGCTAGTAATCGCGGATCAGCATGCCGCGGTGAATACGTTCCCGGGTCTTGTACACACCGCCCGTCACACCACGAGAGTTTGCAACACCCGAAGTCGGTGGGGTAACCGCAAGGAGCCAGCCGCCGAAGGTGGGGTAGATGATTGGGGTGAAGTCGTAACAAGGTAGCCGTATCGGAAGGTGCGGCTGGATCACCTCCTTTCTATGGAGAATCGTTTCCTGCAACGGAAACATTCGAACGTCTTTCTTTCGGGAAAGACAAACGCAGAGCACTCCGGTGGATCTGTGGTCACCCAAGTGGTGACACCACTCACTCGTTGTTCAGTTTTGAAAGAGTAAACCTCTTTCAGACTGTTGATCCTTGAAAACTGGATACCGAAAACGAAACATCGCGTTTTAGAAGGTTTCTTCTCTACAAACTGTGTAAACAGTGGTAGGCGAGAAATTGAAATACACCGTTTCTATTGATTTAGAAACACTTA contains:
- the pabC gene encoding aminodeoxychorismate lyase yields the protein MNYVCLNGHITATDQAVVSVMDHGFLYGMGLFETFRTYNGQPFLLEQHLLRLSTSCQSLGIIWNESVNDISEQIQQLMIANQLSDAYIRYTVTAGTDILGLPSGEYEQPTIVIYAKSLPPARLDSISLADHLYTHSKSLRRLHTLRNTPEGDIRLKSLHYMNSILGKRELIQYQDHPATAVEGLMLTKEQYIAEGIVSNVFFVKNQQLYTPAIDTGILPGITRAFVIQLAESAGITVHEGFYTWKQLLEADEVLLTNSIQEIVPVKQLLAHTATYLLPELLSNSMTFQLAYAYQKEAYQQ
- the folP gene encoding dihydropteroate synthase — translated: MKQPIRYTRTYNMGSATVTLGDSTLIMGILNVTPDSFSDGGQYTSIDRAVEHALQMMQDGADLIDIGGESTRPGHDPVSAEQELERVLPIIEALHREAPHIPLSIDTYKAEVARQALQTGAHIINDVWGGQADPLMLQVAASAQCPIILMHNRDNMDYTNFVADVRHDLQYCIDQALQAGVQAEHIILDPGIGFAKTADHNLQLMMELDQLSSLGYPLLLGTSRKKFIRTVLDLPAHDVVEGTTATTAFGIAQGCQIIRVHDIKQNKRMAVMCDAMVQSTRHHKN
- the folB gene encoding dihydroneopterin aldolase — translated: MDKMILTRMEYYGYHGVFEEERKLGQRFYVDLELEMDLSTAGQTDDLSTTINYAEIHEKVKQVVEQQSFKLIEALAEYIASSLLDAYTDVHALTVRVTKPHPPFDIHFQGVTVELRRTRK
- the folK gene encoding 2-amino-4-hydroxy-6-hydroxymethyldihydropteridine diphosphokinase, which codes for MKSSVPSEYSEAYIALGANLGDREQTLTEAIQMLNDHSDIEIVHCSGLYETAPVGYIDQPSFLNMVLMLRTTLEPESLLMSMLDVENKLGRVRDIRWGPRTVDLDLLWMDNQQLHTERLELPHPRMHERAFVLVPLAELVSSDHHPELFQSIQQSLSDIEAEQQGIHYVKAFTMPL
- the dusB gene encoding tRNA dihydrouridine synthase DusB; this encodes MLKIGDIEMKNQVVLAPMAGVCNPAFRLIAKEFGTGLVCAEMVSDKAILNGNKRTHEMLFVDEREKPLSLQIFGGDRESLVAAAKVVDQDTNADIIDINMGCPAPKINKSDAGAKWLLDPNKINEMVAAVVANVSKPVTVKMRIGWDSDHIFVVDNVKAVADAGGKAVSVHGRTRQQLYTGQADWSYIKQAKEAVSIPVIGNGDVVTPEDAKRMLDTTGCDGVMIGRGALGNPWMLYRTIEFLKTGQLLSEPTAEEKIRIAILHMDRLINLKGEHVAVREMRKHLSWYLKGIKGSAKIKDSIMEEVKRDEMVQILHNFLEGLPQGELSSPGNELEEVEQVCSI
- the greA gene encoding transcription elongation factor GreA, yielding MSDKEVILTQDGLKKLEDELEMLKSVKRREVAERIKVAIGYGDISENSEYEDAKNEQAFIEGRIITLEKLLRNARIINSDEIVTDIVSIGATVIVEDMEFGDTMEYTIVGSAESNPSQNKISNESPVGKAILGKQKGTTVDVSVPAGGVIQYKILEIKK
- the lysS gene encoding lysine--tRNA ligase; translated protein: MSEENVNPNPEEMDNENEISELLQIRRDKLDELRGLGIDPFGQKYVRTSTAADVISKYDSLTKEELEEKSITVSLAGRIMAKRGMGKASFAHIQDLSGRIQIYVRQDSTPEVKYQAFSILDLGDIVGVTGKVFKTKTGETSIKVSDLEVLSKSLYPLPEKYHGLKDVELRYRQRYVDLIVNPEVQQSFITRSRIIQSMRRYLDSLGYLEVETPTLHSIAGGAAAKPFITHHNALDMELYMRIAIELHLKRLIVGGLEKVYEIGRVYRNEGTSTRHNPEFTMIELYEAYADYKDIMSLTENMIAHIAQEVLGTTHIQYQGQDIDLTPQWRRLSMVDAVKEVKGVDFGVHMTNEEAHALAKEHHVKVEPHMTFGHILNEFFEQFVEETLIQPTFITGHPVEISPLAKRNVEDPRFTDRFELFVVAREHANAFTELNDPIDQRQRFEAQMVEKEKGNDEAHEMDDDFIRALEYGMPPTGGLGIGIDRLVMLLTDAASIRDVLLFPHMRNRSAE